From Cannabis sativa cultivar Pink pepper isolate KNU-18-1 chromosome 8, ASM2916894v1, whole genome shotgun sequence, a single genomic window includes:
- the LOC133030400 gene encoding uncharacterized protein LOC133030400 has translation MTKVSPMKKARRASSSRHRGGKKNVVFQDVGPEKFSSDDSRIHVTCHWHGFNCIKEFLSDLQLQKLRESCFGYLFDLDESLKPAQMIMHSLLLHQECNSNGNELQLSFNSSKVKFSIVEFGIITGLNCNEFPTDSDIIEHPNRLLNKYFSGNESISRKELAECLMKTRIDDDDDVVKLTKVFIVQNILQSKRGQCHVDNFVMKLVDDEQMFEKYPWGRRSFNDTVNSLSPVLNRRKTGYEICGFPLAFQVWGFEILPSLGSSFAIKVGNNIPKILNWKMTNLQRSSRLKTIWKEVFGKNKITCVPLAPVDDNRSTTAEQIGLNHDSSSPRMNDRRTNLQKEIEVNHHSSSLKMNKDEHTILLKDLMKESASLKALNVEIREENVEIKKENAEIREKITEITNENCGLKDEIAAVRKQVDVFMQYFTDLLELKTSFKNIEKLVLWLAENGGAEKRTCGEKENAKESSEDLVFLNESKNTFSRRNFHECTNELKSSNTVFSGPDCHPNVAEILKDSNVKIHQMKEGQQDKEANEGSRSMDHVNDEDKEVVEANKSGKAIIESDDDIPTFNLLSQSFSENENEPLCETLKVLRSKRKRKTTLSRYLISPFEPLNKPKGAR, from the exons ATGACGAAAGTATCACCTATGAAGAAAGCGCGAAGAGCTTCATCAAGTCGTCATCGTGGTGGAAAAAAGAATGTTGTTTTtcag GATGTAGGTCCTGAAAAATTTTCTTCTGATGATTCTCGCATCCATGTTACATGTCATTGGCACGGTTTTAATTGTATAAAAGAGTTTCTAAGCGATTTACAGCTACAAAAGTTGAGAGAGTCATGTTTTGGGTATCTTTTTGATTTGGATGAATCTCTCAAACCAGCACAAATGATTATGCACTCTCTCTTACTTCatcaagagtgcaattctaatgGGAATGAGCTTCAATTAAGTTTTAACAGCAGCAAAGTGAAGTTCAGTATTGTTGAGTTTGGCATCATTACAGGGTTGAATTGCAATGAATTTCCCACAGATTCTGATATCATTGAGCACCCAAATCGATTACTCAACAAGTACTTTTCTGGCAATGAATCCATTAGCAGAAAAGAGTTGGCAGAATGTCTTATGAAAACCCgaattgatgatgatgatgatgttgtaaAATTGACAAAGGTTTTCATTGTGCAGAATATTTTACAAAGTAAGCGTGGCCAATGTCATGTAGACAATTTTGTTATGAAGTTGGTTGATGATGAACAAATGTTTGAAAAGTATCCTTGGGGTCGTCGTTCTTTCAATGACACAGTTAACAGTCTTTCTCCTGTTTTGAATCGCCGAAAAACGGGATATGAGATATGTGGATTCCCGTTAGCTTTTCAAGTTTGGGGCTTTGAAATTCTTCCAAGTTTAGGTTCATCTTTTGCAATTAAGGTTGGAAATAACATTCCTAAAATTTTAAACTGGAAGATGACCAACTTGCAGCGTAGCTCACGCTTGAAAACAATTTGGAAAGAAGTTTTCGGAAAAAATAAG ATTACTTGTGTTCCTTTGGCTCCTGTGGATGATAATAGAAGTACAACCGCTGAGCAAATTGGATTAAATCACGACTCTTCTAGTCCAAGAATGAATGATAGAAGGACAAATTTGCAAAAAGAGATTGAAGTAAATCATCATTCTTCTAGTCtaaaaatgaataaagatgAACACACCATTTTGTTAAag GATTTAATGAAAGAGAGTGCTTCTCTTAAAGCATTAAATGTTGAGATTAGAGAAGAAAATGTCgaaattaagaaagaaaatgctGAAATCAGAGAAAAAATTACTGAAATAACAAACGAGAATTGTGGATTAAAAGATGAAATAGCTGCCGTGAGAAAACAAGTTGATGTGTTCATGCAATATTTTACAGATCTTCTCGAGTTGAAGAcaagtttcaaaaatattgaGAAACTTGTATTATGGTTAGCGGAGAATGGTGGTGCAGAGAAGAGAACTTGTGGAGAAAAAGAGAATGCTAAAGAAAGCAGCGAAGATCTTGTCTTTTTGAATGAAAGTAAAAACACTTTTTCCCGAAGGAATTTTCACGAGTGCACAAATGAATTGAAATCTAGTAATACTGTTTTTAGCGGTCCAGATTGTCATCCTAATGTTGCAGAGATTTTAAAG GATTCTAATGTAAAAATTCATCAAATGAAAGAAGGACAACAAGACAAGGAAGCAAATGAGGGATCTAGAAGCATGGATCATGTCAATGATGAAGATAAAGAAGTTGTAGAGGCAAACAAAAGTGGAAAAGCAATAATTGAGAGCGATGATGATATTCCAACCTTCAATCTTTTATCTCAATCATTTTCGGAAAATGAAAATGAGCCGTTGTGTGAAACATTGAAGGTGTTACGTAGTAAAAGAAAGAGGAAGACAACCTTAAGCCGCTATCTTATTTCTCCATTTGAGCCATTGAATAAACCAAAGGGCGCAAGATAA